The following proteins are encoded in a genomic region of Alkalibaculum bacchi:
- a CDS encoding MBL fold metallo-hydrolase, whose amino-acid sequence MINLRDKVIDVSCGKGSCNSTLVIGEEKVALIDCGMPYCAKELFENIKRVLGEEKTLDYILISHSHYDHIGAIPYLRQIWTNVKVLGAKHAQYVLKRENALKTIRELSNQAAQYYDVEETVDYDDNLMKVDIVISEEDKIDLGGIDIKVLETPGHTKCCLSFLIGDEILFASETTGVLMLSGDIYPVFIISYQQTINSIEKCQRTQHKYIISPHHGFLDESDPKNYWKNCISAVRKSANFILERFAKGYSEDKIFEEYKDVYFNDVVKLHQPESAFDVNTKAMIKGVLI is encoded by the coding sequence ATGATAAATTTAAGGGATAAAGTAATAGACGTATCTTGTGGAAAGGGAAGTTGTAATTCTACTCTAGTAATTGGAGAGGAAAAAGTAGCTTTAATAGATTGTGGTATGCCTTATTGTGCTAAAGAGCTCTTTGAAAATATAAAAAGAGTTTTAGGCGAGGAGAAGACTTTAGACTATATACTCATAAGTCATTCTCATTACGATCATATAGGTGCTATTCCATACTTAAGGCAGATATGGACAAATGTAAAAGTACTAGGAGCAAAACACGCTCAGTATGTTCTTAAAAGAGAAAATGCTTTAAAGACTATTAGAGAACTTAGCAATCAAGCAGCGCAATACTATGATGTTGAGGAAACAGTAGATTACGACGATAATTTAATGAAGGTAGATATCGTCATTTCAGAGGAAGATAAAATAGATTTAGGTGGAATAGATATTAAGGTATTAGAAACACCAGGGCACACTAAGTGTTGTTTATCTTTTCTTATAGGCGATGAAATTTTATTTGCAAGTGAAACTACAGGTGTTTTAATGCTCTCAGGGGACATCTATCCTGTTTTTATTATCAGCTATCAACAAACTATTAATTCTATTGAAAAGTGCCAAAGAACACAGCATAAATATATTATATCTCCTCATCATGGTTTTTTAGATGAAAGTGACCCAAAGAACTATTGGAAAAATTGTATAAGTGCTGTAAGAAAATCAGCTAATTTCATCTTAGAGCGATTTGCAAAAGGATATAGTGAAGACAAGATATTTGAAGAATACAAGGATGTTTACTTTAATGATGTTGTCAAATTACATCAGCCAGAAAGTGCTTTTGATGTGAATACAAAGGCAATGATCAAAGGGGTTCTTATTTAA